The Natator depressus isolate rNatDep1 chromosome 21, rNatDep2.hap1, whole genome shotgun sequence genomic sequence TTCTGTATTATGTAGTTATATTATTCCAGATACTATAGCTAAAGCAATGGGGTTTGCTGGAATGCTGGCTAGCTTTTGTTAGGTCTTGGCCTGCTGGTTTTTAGAGGTGCCAAGTTCCCACTGAGCTGTGGGCACTCagtccctctgaaaatcaggccacttggcTTTGGGTGGGGGGCAGTCTTCTCTCTTGAGTAAACATTGATACATTTCTGGAGTAGAAATTGTCTGATTTTTCCTGGGACAGGATACTGTAGTTTTCCATGTTTACAACCAGGACTCCTTGATCTAGAGAAATTTTGAAGGAATTGCACtcttaatttaaaatacaaagtgCTGTGTATTAGTTTAAAAAGCtcaaaacaaagatttttaaaacaaacatagccAGATTTCTGCTGTGGAAATGACCTTCCCACAGTCTGCTTGATCACAAGGGTGGTTATAATATTGTTAAGGCATTGCCTTTCTTCTGTGAATTTCAAATCTGGCTGCTGCAAGGATTTTATCTACCAGGAGAGGGAAGTATGGGATAAAATACAATCCTTCCGCCTCTGCAAAGATCTCTTCATACGCAGCTGACAAATACATAGACTAACAATCAATAGTGCAACAGGAGCCTAGttcctttaaataaaaatctcATAAAGACCATATTGAGACAGGACGAGTGAGGTAAAGGCAATGGCCATTGCATTTCACTGATGAGGTCAATTGGTCCTTAAATCTGTTCAAATGCGGAGAAGTGTGAGCTAAGGAAGAGTTATAGGAAATGCAATCCCAGGGCACCAAATTCACAAATCTTTTCCAAAACATGGGTTTTCAAGGCCAGCATGACTTcaccatgctcccagctgcaggagcaggagTGCCTGTGTTTGTATCCTGTAATGACAGGAGTGAcatgcttagggttgccaactttgtactggcacaaaactgaacacccttgtccagcccctgccctgtccctcctccgaggccccgctcctgctccaccccttttcctaggccctgcccccgctcactccatccccccccccccctctgttgctcgctttccccaccctcactaaGTCGCTCATTTtccctgggctggctcagggcattggggtgagggaggggctgagggctctggctgggggtgtgggctctgtggtggggccagaaatgagtagTTCAGGGTGTGGGATTGGACTctgtgatggggcagggggttggagtgtgggagtgtGTGAGGGCTCCTCCTGTGGGTgcagtctctggggtggggctggggaggagaggtttggggtgcattAGGGTGCTTCAGGctaggactgaggggtttggagggagctccagcctggggcaaggggttgaggtgtgggaggggtgcaggctctggggtggggctggggatgaggggtttgaggtgcaggagggtgctccgggctgggagtgaggggttcagagggtgggtgggggatcagatctggggcagggggtcagaggtgcaggctctgggtggcccTTACCTCAggtagctcccagaagcagtggcatatcccccctccggctcctatgctgaggcacggccaggtggctctgtgcgccgccctgtccgcaggcgccacccccgcagctctctTTGcctgctgttcctggccaatgggagctgcagagctggcgttTGGGGTGCGGGCAGCATGCGGAACCCCCTGGATGCCCCTACTCATAGGagccagggtggggggaagacatcCCGCGGGCTCTGGGAGCCGGGCAGAGCcacggcagggagggagcctgtcttagccccgctgcagcacctactggacttttaacagccccgtcagtggtgctgactggagctgccagggtcccttttcgaccaggcattccagtaaaaaaccagacacctggcaaccctaggcatgCTGCATTGGTTTTCAGGACTGTAAAATACCACATGATCCCAGGGTCACACGATGAGGGATCCCAGCATTGCATTCCCTAAATGAGAAGGAACCTGGGCTAGGGAGCTCCACAGCACACCAGGCCTTGATTTAAGGTAACCCCAGAGACAGATATGAGCAGAAAGGCAGTGGAGAACTCAGACTGATGAATTTTTCTTTAGGTTCTCCACATTGTAGCTTCTTCTGATCAGATAATCCAGGAGTTCTGGAGCCCAGTCCCGGATCAAGAGGGGGATTTTGGTAGCTGCATATTTGTAGTAAATTTCCCGTTGGCGGAGGGCTCCCGCCTTGATGATTTCCAGCGCACACTCCTCCTTCGGCGCAGGGGACACCAGCACCACATCAGAAGCTGCTTTCATGGCACTTTCTAGCACAGTAGAACAAAAGGAGCTTTGGTCAGATTTACAATCCTCTCCACTAGTGAGCCCTGCATGTCCAGGGCCAGCTGAACCCGGCTTGGATTTGCTTGTTTTAATGATTGTTTTTAAGCCATTTAACATCAATTGAACCTTGAGTGGCTTAGTGAGCCTGGGAGAAAACCAGCATAACCCCTCTCTTGTTGTTACATGTGCTCTGTATCGTGGTAGCACTAGAAGCCCCAGTCAACAGTAGACAAGAGCCCcgattgtgctaggccctgtacagaTGCAGAGGTCAATGCAAaccctgcccccaaaagtttaTGATTTAAGCAGATGAGTAACACaagggttggggagagggagtCAGCTCAGTTTCAGTGATTTTGATAGGCATTCTAGAGCCTGTAAAAACAAGGCAAAACAAACTCAAAGTTGGAGATTTCAACAGAGGAAGagaattttgcaaaatgttgtaaattccccccgcctcccccatttTCCAAGCAACTCTCATGCATACActttcatattttatatattcaCGTTGTACTTACATCAGTACATAGATATACAGCAacatcttcagctggtataaattgctgtcattccattaacttcagtggacctatgccaatttataccagctgaggatctggcccgcagACTTACCCTAactgcacttcaggctggcctAGCCATTATTCATTGGCTGATTTCTTTGGGATGGTGAGTCAGAAATgggtctgagggtatgtctacactacggagatTATACCATCATAGTTATGTCACCGGAGCTGTGCCAGCatagccccctagtgtagacgtagcttaGAGCAACAGAATGAATTGTGCTATCAGTGTAGCTCCCCTTACAACATTTGCTACGTCTATGGAAGCACTCTTTGGTTGACATAGCTGCAGCTACACTGTTGGTTTTGTCAGCATAATTATGCCAggcagggtgtgttttttttcactgattgacatagttatgctggtataaaatTTCAGTGTAGCCCAGGCTGAGACTAGGATTTGGAGGAGGGTGGAGATAGTGTCCTTCCAGATCAGCCCAGAGAGGGCATTTCAAGTATTTGGGGTGGCATGAAAGAAGACAAGAACATTGGTGGGGAGTTGACAAGTAGCACGGATCGAGCAGAGGCAGGAGAGGAGAAGGAATGGAGGAGAGAGGTGTGAAGCAACTTGAAAGTTAGGATAAAACGCTTGAATTTGGAGGGTGACTAGTTCCTAATCAGCAAGGTCCACACGGCACTGATCTTACCTGTATCAATGAAGCCGAGTATACAGAGCGTGATGGAAACATCAACCTTCTGAATGATTAATTCCTGCCGCAAGGAGCTGAAAAACCCATCCAGGGCAAACTTGGTTGCAGAGTAGGGAGCGGTAAATGGAAACCCAACTTTACCTAGACACAGAGCAGCAGTGTCGACATGGTTAAGTTCTGTTACAGTGCTGCGTAAAGATTTATTTGATTCCGCACCAGATGTAACATTCTTTCCAAGTGCGTTGAGTGCCGGTGAAGTGTCACGCCAACGGCCCCAGAGATGCAGGCGCGGGGTTCAGAGGACGGCAAGGGAGCTGGGCACTCAAACCCTATTGCTCTGAACTCTCTTCAGGTCCTGTGACTAGCCCAGCCAAATGTCCTGGCCACGCACAGTAAGCTTCCCACCTTCAATGCTCTCAACGGATGTGCTCAGACCTGACCTGGAGAGATCACCCACAGTGCTGAGTTCAGCCTCAGTGGCCCTTTGGGTCCTTGGCTCCACAGCTGAGCTCACCAGCGAGGGGTTGACTAAGATGGCAGATTTACCATAGGGACACCTGTCGCTAAGATGCTTCATGTAAGCCAGAGAACTATCAGCTAGCGGGGTCAGCTAGCTATTGAACTTGATCCACAGAAACAAAATGACCCTGTCTAATCGGTCAAATAGCCAATACAAGGAGAGAGCCACATATTTCCAGTCTGTGCTGGTCAGACTGTGATGCCAATATTTGAAGAGCTTGAGCTGTACTCCTCCGATGATCCCCTTTGCTTGTCATAAAGAAGCATGCCAAGGTGATCAGCTTCTAGTGACAAAGCACTAGGGGGAGCCAAACCCAAGGAAAGTGTAATTTAGTTTTGAAGATGCTGAGTACTTGCCTCTCCCATTGACATCCCTTGGATTTTCGGGTgctcatcacttctgaaaatcagcccccagGTCTCTGTCCCCGTTCACAGCTCACCTGCCATGGATGAAACCACCACGATGCTGCCCACACTGTCTTTCAGCCTGGGCAGGGCTGAGACAGTCATGGCCACGTAGCTGAGAAAGTTAATCTTCAGCAGCTTCTGCACGTGCCCTACGTCGCCGTCGAAATAGTTAAAGTACGAGTTGCCAACGTGGTTGAGGATCAGCATGTCTAGGCCTCCTGAAAGCAAAGGGGAGAGCCAGCGATGCTTTAGTTTAGGGGGgaagaggacaaaggaagttcaGAGCACACCACTTGTCTACGCTACGTATCTTTTCCTTTAGTTACTATGAATCTCTGCAGGAATCTATTCTTTGGAATGAAATACATctattcttattattatttttaataataaggGAGGCTCTTGGGTCACCGCCCGGGCCTTTCATCTCTGCAGAGCTGGGTCAAAATCCAGATTCTGCTTGACAGTACAAGTGTGACTGGCGTGCACTCACCAAGTCCCAGTCTTCAGATTATATTACAAAAACACTGTGTTGTGATTTGTACTTTCTTCTCattcaggatgtgtgtgtgtgtgtgttggggggggggcaagcagATCTTTCTTGACCTGCATGTGGGCCCACATGTGCAGCATCAGGAtgtgtggcaagagagaacagacAGGTGTGGCTTTGCACAGCTTTGTGCGGTGACCTATAATGGGCATAGCAAGATTGCTCCAGCACAAAGAGAACGGAAGGCCTAGGAATGTAATACCCATGGCTCTGGGACGGAGATCCAGGAGCGGAATATTACAGAGGTGTAGGACTGCAATCAAGAGTGCACTTGAGATCAAGCCTGAATGGTAGAGCTGTGTGTGGGTCCAGGTTTTGAACAGCATGCGGGGCCAGCAGGGTAGGATTGCAGTCCATGAGCAGAACAAAGACTGACACAACAGATGATGCTTCTAATCAGGTCAGagttgcattggcagagctgggggggtgggggggggggtgcatgcaCAAAGCCTGTCTATGCTATGGTGGCTCTCTTCAATCCTATTTGTATTTCAAATTCACAAGTGGCCAGTTAATACATTTAACAATAATTGTAACTATAACTCGATATAGTTACTACATGTATGGATTGGTCACTTGTGAATGTGAGATACAAATAGGAATATATTCCTTCATTCTTCtcgttatatatacacacacacaaatgtaatgAGAAGAATGAAGGACATTTCCACATCCCTCCTGCTTTTCCTGCCTTTTAATGTGGCAGACAGTAATGTGGCTAAGGAGTGATGCCACATTTCTCTGCGTTTTATCACTCGTTAAAGGTCGGATAGCGATTTCCCGACAGTGAGCTGCTAACGTACCCAGCACTACTTCAGCCTCCTTCACCACATGCTCGGCAAAGGCCTTGTCCTCCATGCTGCCGCTCACATACTGcgcagaggctgcccccagctccagacACCGGGTGATGATCTGGAACACATGAATGGAATGTTGTAGAAACACATTCCCCATTGATGAACCTTGGAGCGCCTCAGTGTGTTACATCCATGGTCGGATAGACGTGGCTCTGTGGGTAGAATGAGTGCATTCTGCCTGCCAAGTGTTACTGCCTTGAACGCTCTGGCTCTGGCTTTAAACAGTGGGCACTAAAGGATGCCAGAATGGGATTGGAGCCTTCTGGGACTGCAAAGTCCGTGTACCATGCAAACCTGAAGCAACCTGGCTATTTCCCAGTAGAGTCTGCTCTGCAGTGGAAATCTGTGCTTGCAGGAtgagtgggggtgtgtgtatatTACTGCAGTGCAGTGAGAGGGCATGCTTGTGTGACTGTGCGTATGAGATTGTGTGTACGTGATTGGGTGTGAGCATGGATACCAGCGCATGTATAAAAAGAAGAGTGTATGCGTGTGCATGACCAGGAGCATGAATATGTACCTGTTTGTGCCTGACAAGCATGCGTGTAGGTTTGTGCATGTGTGAGAATCAGCATGCGAGTGTACCATTGCGCATATCATGTAATTGCAATGGTGAGTGTCCATGCGTGTCTGTATGTCTATATGTGTGACATAAGACTGACCTTCATGTGTGTGTGCTCGGTACTTACTTTCTGAAGCTTGGCTTCCGTCCGTGCTGTGACCAGAACATGGGCTCCCATCCGCGCCAGGTGATAAGCCATTTGCTCTCCAATTCCAGTGCTTGCTCCAGTGACGATCACTCGCTTCCCTTTCAACATCTCTGGAAAGCAAGGCACAGGGATGTTAATTTACCAGGATACCAGAGAAAGATTCCCCTTCTcttacccccccccacccagtgcaCTCCAGGGGTCAAGAAACCAAAGTGGACAACAAGCCAGTCTAACCTGCCCAAACCAGCATGCTCACCCTGCACCAGGCAAACTCTCTGCCTTGTCCCAAGAAAACTGTAGTAAGAAGAATAGTTAAAATTCCTAATGTGAAAAAAGCAATATTAACAGGGACatggccagatttttttttaaactatcatgTTGCAAATCAGGATATGAATTTTTTTGGTGATAATTAAAATTTCcagacattttcaaaaaagatattttcaatgtttttaaataagtatttttaaaatttttttttgtaaaatagcCTTTTTCTAGCTCTTTTTTTACAAACATAAATCATGTGAAATTGAATGTTAAAAGTTCCCCCCCTGTAAATCCGAATAATAAAACTCCTACTTCACCTGTTTCCTAAGAAAATATTTCTCTGTGTTACTTGCTTGATGTAGTTTGAAAGCTCTGCAAAACAGAGTGGTCTATTATCTGCAGTGTAACAAATGCCCAGACATGTTTTATTTCAGGCTCTGTACACATCCTGTGTAAAACATTCAAACGTGgctttttctgtttaattttaaaaacacatttgctTTTAATAACTTACCAGGTTTAAAATCCTCCCTTGCTGAATAAAAACAGAAGGCCAAGACCAATCCTACAAAGGGAATGAAAATCTTTCTCAGCAGACCCATCCCACTGCAGAATCAGGAAATAATAAAGCAtgaaagaaggaggaaaaaaacaacaactcctcCGCAGATCTGCTCCAGACAGAAACACCAATGCCTGCCCTTTAAAAACCTGTTAGTGGAATGACTGCAGCTCCCCAAAGGTTCAACCTTTGGAAAATCACAGTGGTGGGATTGATGGGTCCATCAAAACCTTTAATTTGCTCCTCTTCAGAGTTGATAAATCTCAGCCTAAGTGACAGCTTCGCTTTGGGGTCTGGCCAGCTTATTTAATATTTCCTGTCCCTACGTTAAAATACAGAATTTTGCACAACACCCTGAAAGAGGTGTGCCTTTGCTGGAAAGCATCAGATTTCACTGTAGGGAGCACTGGAGACTGCCTACTGAAGGTGGGAGAAGGTTGCGTTGTGTTATCATCTGTCTGctaagcactggctctgcactcggGCACTGTTGCAGACACATAAGAGGACACGGACCCTGCACCAAGGAGCTTGCAATTGTATTGCAGTTCAGGCAAAAGGAAAGCAATTCAGGCCCATGAAAGCCGCCAGCTGGGGGCATTGGTTCAGCGTTGCAATGCTCTGGACTGGGTATGGTTTAATTAACACACTTTggttgtgtccacactgcagctgggggtgagcctcccagcctgtgtAGGCAGACTCGTTCCAGCAGGGctcgagctagtgtgctaaaagtaGCTGTTTAGACGCTGCAGCGCTGGCAgagactcaggctagccacccgcGCTCTGACCCAAGGGGGCGTGTGGGCTTGAGAGGCTGAGCAGCCATTTGAGCTGTAACATCCACACTGTCGTTGTTGGCACGCGAGCTCAAGCCCTGCTGGAACGAGTCAGGCTacacaggctgggaggctcaccccccagctgcagtgtagacatactctttaGGGCCTTGATTCGGCAAAGGGTCACCCTTGTGGGTGCTGAGCTGGAGGCCCCAGGTTGTTCAGAAGATGCTTTCCCAATTTAGCTCGTTTTATCCTAGTGGTCTAATTGACTGCCACTAATTGGCTGTCTCACCAGAGGAGCCAGGGTTTCAGAGAGTCTGGACTGAACTCCCCGCTAGGTGTGGTCCCTCCAGTTCAGGATGGAGGCAGTGGGGCAGCGCTGGGAAACTTGCCCTGATGCTGTGCCCCGTTGTGTGGGTAAACGCAGGTCTTTGCTCTCCAGGGGAGTCTCTCCAGCATCTTTCACTAGCACTCAATTCATTTTCAGATTAAAGAGGAAAAATCGAAGAGAACTTCAGAGCAACAGCTAACGGCTCGGGGGTTAGGCCTCAGTAAAGTCGATTACAGAGGTCTTATAATAGGTGTCTGCTTAAGCTGCTGTCAGCCCTGCTCTAGCTCTGGGATCCTCCTGGACAGTACAGTACATCTTATTACATGCAGTTCTGGGCTCGGTGCCATGGCACATATAGATTGTGGCCTCACTCTGACCGGTCTTCATGTGCTGACGAGATTACGTCTCTGGACCCCGTCCATTCAAGCGGTGGGGAAAGTTCCGTTTACGAGGATAAAAGCCTTGTCTGCAAGGCAAGATGGTTTGAGTTACAGGTGCACAATGCAATGGGTTCCTGTGGTCCCTCCGGCTGGGCCTCAAATTGTACACACCCCACGTCTATTTAGAGAAACCTCAGGTTAACTCATTGGCCGTGTGGAAGAGGATATGTCCTGAAGTACCACACCCTCCCCAAACATACCCAATCAGTGGATGCAATTCAGCACTcaggagcaaccctacaataacaaaccagcatcTGTGTGTGCAGCCCAGCACACACAAGCAACCCTCCAGTGATGAACCAGGGACAGTGCTTCATTATAGCTTTGAAGGAACGGATGATTTGGGTTAATAATATACTCAGTGGGTCTGTCTGGCTGCCAGTGGGGCACTGCTCTTAAAGTATAGATTTCGTTTCACTCTTAACTTATCCTCTGCTGGAAAGAAGCACTTAGCATATGTTTTGGTCAGATAAACGTCATTGCTTTCTGGGAAATGCTGCCACTTCCCCTGTGTCTTTTGTTCTAACCCTGAGTTCCTGGAATTGGCCACTTCACTTTCTTGGCTGAACAATAAAAGAATGAACTCTCTGTTACCTGCAGCACCTGTGCACCTAGCACCTGTGGAAAGGACTGATGGTCCAGTGGCAAGGGCCCTAGGATCTGGGAGATGCTCTGTGGAAGAgttcttgtgtgactttggaaAAGTCAGggagggccagatttgtaaaggtttCCAGGtgtctaacttccactgattgcAGTGagagttaggcccctaaatacctttggaaatctttCCCTTcatctctccctgcctcagttccccctctgtacaacAGGGATAATAGCACGTCCGTACCTCTCCAGGGGGTGTTGAGGATAAAAACGTTCAAGATGGTGAGGCATTCAGCGATGGGGGCCAGATATGTGTGTTATGTGGGATGGGCAAGTCAGTCTCTTAGGTactattgttatttgtatttgtAGCATCTCGTGGCCCCAGCTGATCTCAGATCCCCATCATGCAAAACTCTGAACAAACACACAAAGCgtgactgcccctgcccccagagacCTCGCAGTCTAAATACCCAGGataggcaaagggtgggaggggaaacagaggcacagaaaagggaaatTCCTCACCCCAGGTCTCACATCAGGTCCCTGGCAGAGCCAAGAGTAGAACCctgtctcctgattcccagtccagtgctttggggtgtgtctacacagccgTCGGAAGCAAGCTTCCCCGCCCAAGTCGACAGACGCGAGCTTGTGCTAGTGCTCGGAAACTAGTTGTGGAGATCGTGCTTTGAAGTGGTGGCTTGGGCTGGGGCTCAAGCTCCGAAGCCTATGGACCGGGTGGGCTTCAGAGTCCGAGCTCTGGGCTGAGAGCGTTTTTAACAGTGCAAACAATGTAAAATGCAGGGCTGGTGTAATGCGTAGGTCTGACAGCCCCTCTTGGTTCATGTGCTGCCCAACTGTGTCCCGCGGGCCTTGTGGGGAGTTGACAGGGATCCGATCCCCCTCCCTGCGAAGCTGACATTTGCTGCTGCTTTCGAGCTCCAGCCTCGAGGCTGCTTTGGCTCTAATTGCAACAGCTGGGCAGCGGGAGGTGCTAACACACTCAGCAGGAGAATCAAAGGTGGGACTCTTGGCTGCTGGCCTCTGTAGTGCCTCCCAGTAGCTGGGCTTTTTTCAGGAGAAACCATTAATGGCATTGGTTAGTATGGAAACCTGTGGGGAACTAGTGATTTGGATTTACCCTAGACGTATGGGAGCTAGAGATGGAAAATGTCCTATCTGGCCCAGTCCTTCTCCAGCAAGGCAGGTTTGTCCCCTACAGGACAAATTCCGAGTTGTTTATCCAGTCTAACTGTACGCCTCTGAACCAACGGGTCTTCTATCATTTCCCTAGGAGGTTCTTCTGCAGCCTGGCTCTCACTGAAGAGGCTTTGCCTTCCTGCTATTTACTCCAAATATCCTGTTCTTTAATTGTCTCCTGTTATTCCTAATGCCCCCATAGTTATTCATCTCCCACCACGGTGTGGTGTGGTACTGTACTCCCTTCCAAGACTTAGGGGGGATTAGCACCTGCCCATTATTTTGTCAAGCTGAACTGTTTTAGGTCCTCGCTGTTTCCTCTAGATCCCTCCATCCCTTCACTTTGTCTAAACATTTACACACCACAGAGCTGAGCCCAGTATTCCTGGCGTGGCATCACTGGAGAGCAGGGTATGTGGTGCAGTCCCAGATCACACGGGCTTGTTTTGGAGGCTACGCAGAAACAGGAGCTCACCTCATTTGCTGACTGTCACCCTTCCCAGGTTTCTCCATCCCACTTGGCATCTGTGGCTTAGTGCCCCCACCAATCCCCTGGGTAATCAGAACACTTTATCTAATGGCTGGTTTTACACCGCTGCCAGCACCATGCTGTCTGATCGCCTTCCGTGTAAAATCAATAGTGACGTCCTTAGTGAGCtccatggagtctctggctcttctcccttCTCAGGGTAAAATCTTTGCTTGGGTagagtttttttaaatgttgtttgttGTCTGGTTCTTTGACTTGTTGGTTTCAGGCTGTTTTTGCTGGGGGTGTTTGGTGAGGAGGAGGTGATGGGGGGAAGCCTTTTCTGAAGATAACAGTTTAgtagcatttcataaagtctgtCACCTGATGTTCCGTCTTACGTTATTTCCTGCCCATTTTTCTCAAGGTCTTCTGTCCTCACTCGGgctcatgacccccccccccagtttaacGTCATCTGCTAGTGTAATTAACATGCTCTTTCCCAGGTTGCTCCTGGATAGGGGGAATCAAAGGCTGCACGGTGGATCATGGGCTAACGCTGCCTTCCTGAGGGAAACGCTACTGTTGAGCAGCTGTCCTTCTGTCACCAGGTCTTTCTTCAGTCCCCTTCCCACTGGCTGAGAGCAGCATTCCACCCACGGCAAATGCCCAGGCG encodes the following:
- the LOC141975537 gene encoding 11-beta-hydroxysteroid dehydrogenase 1-like is translated as MGLLRKIFIPFVGLVLAFCFYSAREDFKPEMLKGKRVIVTGASTGIGEQMAYHLARMGAHVLVTARTEAKLQKIITRCLELGAASAQYVSGSMEDKAFAEHVVKEAEVVLGGLDMLILNHVGNSYFNYFDGDVGHVQKLLKINFLSYVAMTVSALPRLKDSVGSIVVVSSMAGKVGFPFTAPYSATKFALDGFFSSLRQELIIQKVDVSITLCILGFIDTESAMKAASDVVLVSPAPKEECALEIIKAGALRQREIYYKYAATKIPLLIRDWAPELLDYLIRRSYNVENLKKNSSV